The genomic window TCTTTTCGCTTGCGAATCCAACCGCACAGAACGCGACGGTCTATCTCTACGAACGCCCGCTCGGCGGAGTGGTGCGCTCGAGCTTCCTCGTCGACGGTGTGCTGCACCAGGTCGGCTGCGTTCGTGACAGCAGCGAGCGGTACGGGATCGCCGCCTTCGAACTTGCGCCCGGGTCTCGCTACCAGCTCCAGGTCGACACGATGACCGACGGCAGCTCGAGTTATCCGCTCGAGGTCGGCTTGACCGCTACGCCGCCGCTGCCCGGCGCCCCACCGATCTCGGCCCCTGACGGCTGCTTTCCCAAGCGATCTCCGAATTGATAGAATTTTGAGCACTAGGCCGGGCAGTTGGCACACCACGGGGTCACGATCTGCGCTAGAGTATGGAATCAGTGGAACGCACAACGGAACCCAAAATCGTGCTGCTGGTCCGCCTCCTCAGCGCGATCGACGAGGGGCGTCACTCGTTCGAGAGCCTCAAAGAGCGGATCGCGGAAGGCGCACGGCGTCCCAGCACGCGCAGCCTGCGCCGCTATCTCGCCGTCTTGGCCGACGCCGGTTTCCCCTGGTATTTCGACCGTGCCGCCAACGCCTATCGCTTCGCCGAAGGGTACAGCCTCAAACGTCTCGACCTCTCGAACGGCGAACTGTTCGGCTTGGTCGCGCTCCGTTCGTTCGGCGCGTCGATCGGCGGCGCGATCGGAGCTTCGATCGACGAGATCACCGATAAGCTCCTGGGCTCGGCTCGCACCGCCGTGCGGGCACGGGTCGACGCGCCTTCACCGGTTTCGTTCCGGCTCTCCGAAACGCGGCTCGACGAAGACGGTGAACGCGCCTTTGGGCTGTTTGCGGCGGCCGAGCGTTCCTCGCGCAGCGTGCAATTCATCTATCAAGACAAAGAGGGAAACCGCAGTGCGCGCGAAGCCGATCCGTACGGTTTCATCGTCAGTTTGGGGCGCATCTATTGCGTCGCCTACGATCACGCGCGACGCGACAAGCGTGTCTTCGCGATCGACAATATCTCCGACGTGCACGTGACCGCGCATACGTTCACCAAACCGAACGATTTCGACGTCGAGGTGTTCGCCGCCGGCTCGATCAGCGGCGTGATGCACGGCGGGGAAACGACCCTCGTGCGCGTGCGCTTCGCATCGCGCGTCGCCAAAGCAGCGCTGGCCGCGCGCGTGGTGGCCGAGCGTCAAACCGAGCGCTTCGACGACGGCAGCGTCGAGATCGAATATCGCGTGAGCGACGTCGACGAACTCGTGCGCTGGGTGCTCGGTTGGGGCTCGCAAGCCGAAATACTCACGCCGCCGGACGCACGCGTTCGCATCGCGTCGCTTGCCCGGGAAATCGCCGAGAAATATTCCGCCGGCGCGGAGGTTTTGGACTACCACGCGGGGATCCGAAAGGTCGCGGGACACGTGTCCTGATCGGTCGGCGTATCCATCAGCGAGACGGGTCGTGGGAACGCGTCGATTTCGTTTGCACGGATCGTGATCCAGAATTGGGTCAGGACGATTTCGCCGGACGAGGTCTTCCCGCACTCGAGCTGGAGCGCGCTTCCACGGCCGGTTGCAAAGCCGGCCTCGAATCGATCGACGACGCTCGCGTGGCTGACGTCGTGTCCGGCCTGCTGCATCAGATACCGTCCGAACGAGCTCGAGACCACCGCTTCGCGCATGGCGAGTTCGGTGCGAAAGAACCGGGTGGGATCGAATCCGAAACATTGAACGTGCTTGTCGTATTCGTGCGTCAAGAGGTCGTGGGTGAACTGCGGCATCACCGCCTCGAGCTGCGCGTGCAGCGCGGCGTCGATCGGCGGCGCCTCCCGGTCGCGATCGTAGAAATCGCAGCCCTTCGACCACCACGCTCGATCGACGATGCCCTCGTCGATGAGATCCCGCGGGCGCGAAGCCCACAATCCATGGAGGCCGATCAGTGGGGTCTTCGGTTGATCGCGCCGGCAGCCGCCGTCGGTCGCGCAAATACCCGGTTGCCAGGTGAGCGCGAACGTGTAGTGTTCGAACGTGCCGTGCTGCGCCGGCGCGAGCACGAGCGCGAGAAGGCAGGTGGCGAGAAATCCGTTCAGCATCAGTTCCCTCTTCGGCGGCATTCCCTCAATACAAAACTCGCCGGCGTATAGCCGGCGAGTCTCGACGTATTCGCGCACCGCGATCGCCTATCGGGCTCCCGGGTGGGAGAGCCCGACTGACGCCGCGGCGGTTCGATCGTCGCGGCGGATGGCTACCAGCGCAGCCATCACGCGCATTGCTTCCGATCGCGACCGATACGTGCGTCGCACTCCGATGAATTCGAAGTGAGGTGATGGTAGCACCGTCGCTAGAGCGCATCAAGCGGGCGAACCGCGCAATGAACACGCTATCCACAAGTTTTTTGCGGTTATGCACGGCAGGCGTCCGGTTATCCACTTTGAACTATGGCGTGTACCGCTATGTCCCAAACAGTCTCGCAGCGGCGCGTCGAGCTCGACGGCCGTCATCTCGATCTCGAATCGATCGAGGCGGTGGCCGGCGGCGCCTCCGTTACGATTGCCCCCGCTGCGCGCGAACGCGTCGCGCGTGCGCGCGCGTTCGTGGAGGAGCGCTTTGCGCTCGGCGATGCCATCTACGGCGTCACCACCGGCTTCGGTCGTTTGGCGAACGTCCAGATCGACCCGGCCGACGCCGCGGCGCTGCAATTGAATTTGGTGCGTTCTCATGCATCGGGAACCGGTGCGCCGCTCGATGCGCGGCTGGTTCGCGCTGCCGGCGTGCTGCGGGTGAATTCGCTGGCGGCCGGTCATTCCGGCATAAAACTCGACACGCTCGATCTCTTGGTCGAGTTGCTCAATCGGGGCGTGACCCCGGTCGTGCCGTGCCAAGGATCGGTCGGCGCCAGCGGCGATCTCGCGCCGCTCGCGCACATGAGTTTGACGCTTATCGGCGAGGGTGAAGCGAGTTTCGCAGGCGAGCGGTTGCCGAGCGCGGCGGCGCTCGAACGCGCGGGCTTGCGGCCGGTAACGCTCGGGCCGAAGGAAGGTCTCGCGCTCATCAACGGCACGCAGGTGATGACCGGCATCGCCGCGCTTGCCGTCTTGCGTTCGCTGCGGCTCGCTGCCGCCGCCGACGTCATCGGCGCGCTCTCGCTGGAGGCGTTCTTGGGTACGGATCGTGTTTTCGACCGGCGCTTGAACGATTTGCGTCCGCATCCCGGTCAAGAACGCGTCGCCTCCAATTTGCGCGCGTTGCTCGCGGGCTCGGAGATCATGCTGTCGCATCGCGAGTGCGGACGCGTCCAAGATCCGTATTCGTTCCGTTGCATTCCGGTCGTTCACGGCGCGGTGCGCGACGCGATCGATTACGCGCGCACGGTCACGCAAATCGAAGCGAATTCGGTGACCGACAATCCGCTGGTCTTTCCGGACGACGGTGAGTTTCTTTCCGGCGGAAACTTCCACGGTGAGCCGATTGCGCTGGCGATCGATTTTCTCAAGCTCGCGGTCTGCGAATTTGCCTCGATCGCCGAACGCCGGCTCTATCTTCTGCTCAACGCGGAGGATCGCGGCTTGCCGCTCTTTCTGACCGGCCGCTCGGGATTGCAATCGGGTTTGATGATCGTGCAGTACACCGCGGCCGCTCTGGTCAACGACAACAAGGGACTGGCTTGGCCCTCGAGCGTCGACTCGATTCCGACCTCAGCCGGTCAGGAGGATCATGTCAGCATGGGCATGACCTCAGCCAATAATTTGATGCGCGCACTCGACAACGTGGAAGGCGCGCTCGCCTGCGAACTCCTCGGCGCGCTCGCGGCAACCGATTTTCGCCGGCCGCTGCGATCCGGAACCGGAACGCAGGCGGCGTTCGATCGCGCGCGCAGCCGTATCGCGCCGTGGAGCGCCGATCGTTCGCCCGCACCGGACATCGCGATCGCACGCGAGCTGATCGGAAGCGGTGCGCTGGTCGAGGCGGCGCAAGACGCGATCGGCGCGCGCTTGTAACGATGCTCACGGTGGTCGTGCTCGCGGCGGGACGTTCGCGGCGGTTCGGCTCGGACAAACTTCTTCACGGTTTGCCGGGCGGCGAAACCCTGCTCGAGCGGGCCGTGCGCGCCGGCGGCGCGTTCGACTCGGTGTTGGTGTGCAGTCCGGCGATCGCGGCGCGCGCGCGAGCGCTGCATCCGCACACGATCGTGAATCGCCATCCCGAGCGCGGCATGTCGTACTCGCTGCGCTTGGCGAATGCGGCGATCGCCCCGGAAAGCGCGATCGCCGTGTTGCCGGCGGATCTGTTGCTGATCGGCCCGCACGACGTCGCGTGCGTTGCCGCGTCCATCGACGGCGCCGACGTGGCTTTCCCCGTGCGCTCGGACGGGACGCCGGGCCATCCGGTGGTCTTCGCCGCCGGCGCGC from Candidatus Baltobacteraceae bacterium includes these protein-coding regions:
- the hutH gene encoding histidine ammonia-lyase codes for the protein MSQTVSQRRVELDGRHLDLESIEAVAGGASVTIAPAARERVARARAFVEERFALGDAIYGVTTGFGRLANVQIDPADAAALQLNLVRSHASGTGAPLDARLVRAAGVLRVNSLAAGHSGIKLDTLDLLVELLNRGVTPVVPCQGSVGASGDLAPLAHMSLTLIGEGEASFAGERLPSAAALERAGLRPVTLGPKEGLALINGTQVMTGIAALAVLRSLRLAAAADVIGALSLEAFLGTDRVFDRRLNDLRPHPGQERVASNLRALLAGSEIMLSHRECGRVQDPYSFRCIPVVHGAVRDAIDYARTVTQIEANSVTDNPLVFPDDGEFLSGGNFHGEPIALAIDFLKLAVCEFASIAERRLYLLLNAEDRGLPLFLTGRSGLQSGLMIVQYTAAALVNDNKGLAWPSSVDSIPTSAGQEDHVSMGMTSANNLMRALDNVEGALACELLGALAATDFRRPLRSGTGTQAAFDRARSRIAPWSADRSPAPDIAIARELIGSGALVEAAQDAIGARL
- a CDS encoding WYL domain-containing protein, which produces MERTTEPKIVLLVRLLSAIDEGRHSFESLKERIAEGARRPSTRSLRRYLAVLADAGFPWYFDRAANAYRFAEGYSLKRLDLSNGELFGLVALRSFGASIGGAIGASIDEITDKLLGSARTAVRARVDAPSPVSFRLSETRLDEDGERAFGLFAAAERSSRSVQFIYQDKEGNRSAREADPYGFIVSLGRIYCVAYDHARRDKRVFAIDNISDVHVTAHTFTKPNDFDVEVFAAGSISGVMHGGETTLVRVRFASRVAKAALAARVVAERQTERFDDGSVEIEYRVSDVDELVRWVLGWGSQAEILTPPDARVRIASLAREIAEKYSAGAEVLDYHAGIRKVAGHVS
- a CDS encoding NTP transferase domain-containing protein — protein: MLTVVVLAAGRSRRFGSDKLLHGLPGGETLLERAVRAGGAFDSVLVCSPAIAARARALHPHTIVNRHPERGMSYSLRLANAAIAPESAIAVLPADLLLIGPHDVACVAASIDGADVAFPVRSDGTPGHPVVFAAGARPLIEQLCDGEPIACVRDRAGLTRRLVAIEEPWPYRDVDTPADI